A region from the Takifugu rubripes chromosome 22, fTakRub1.2, whole genome shotgun sequence genome encodes:
- the LOC105418810 gene encoding zinc finger and SCAN domain-containing protein 2-like isoform X1 produces the protein MLSTVALRAQISSIIDALSKAAVTEIVKVFEDGMVVMRLEVCRRDSEIKKLKTNLEVLHNELRKVQGRVTLHADTGRAGNGTDAPDEQALPEVHTDEDQNSPSLPQVQVKCETLKGANNEATIQSDLPTLYQPSNTDWRMTQSQPEINNPDYLNIASLVPNSTMCLPESPLDPRMGAPSIGSDGFQHGKFGHSFLGLDQYRTLHNTVRRRTVKRLMFKKGFICPYCGKCFERAGHLERHKRIHTGEKPFCCEICGRRFNQKSSLKEHMKIHRRGILPRTTEIQECEKTAEQKLHADLQPEEECQIANDSFAKNMDMLKPDVSVKNEPAEQQINQPLMNGGTEQTLSIDNIDENFTLDRNNEQWISTLRGQNSSESSSAEYLRSSPQMSSHLLPSAVDTSCSTFSFSGKSYREMKQTMISQTPYGSSETLVMTNEAGLQGMVGSTGNHHQQSGSWSFQVFQQKKSFVCTYCGKVFERHGHLERHLRIHTGEKPYGCHICGRCFNQKSSLKGHMKTHRNGENMEAIEANHLMLPVSEDNLNSLKTGVGVLKEHVPGSTQSEQTLRIKLEPHMEDYQTLSPLGTNNCPAKSEHHQLWTIGLDTHADITEQNICALLPDDVRPKSRTCEAVEKQQECTSPRKSLPFVEHKPSEELITSDHLVMGMQSTSDLTLAPEVQDHTMKQEVAVHDFTITNDKGDVFEVNLIPSGDHEDRSEQHFSGNNCFICSSCGKSFESFSLFQMHQCNNLT, from the exons atgttAAGCACTGTTGCTTTACGGGCTCAGATTTCTTCCATAATCGATGCCTTATCCAAAGCCGCCGTGACAGAAATCGTCAAAGTTTTTGAAGATGGGATGGTCGTGATGCGGCTAGAAGTGTGTCGGCGTGACAGTGAGATTAAGAAACTCAAGACTAACCTCGAGGTTCTGCACAACGAACTGAGAAAAGTACAGGGAAGAGTGACTCTACATGCTGACACTGGCAGAGCTG GTAATGGGACTGATGCTCCTGATGAGCAGGCATTACCTGAAGTACACACAGATGAGGACCAAAACAGTCCATCCCTGCCTCAAGTGCAGGTCAAATGTGAAACTTTGAAAGGAGCAAATAATGAAGCCACTATCCAGTCTGATCTGCCAACCTTGTACCAACCGTCAAACACTGATTGGAGAATGACACAAAGTCAGCCGGAAATCAACAACCCAGATTATTTGAATATAGCAAGTTTAGTACCAAACTCCACAATGTGTCTTCCAGAATCCCCTCTGGACCCAAGAATGGGTGCTCCCTCCATTGGCTCGGATGGCTTTCAGCATGGAAAATTCGGCCATAGTTTTCTAGGCTTGGATCAGTATCGTACTTTACATAACACAGTACGGAGGAGGACAGTGAAGAGGCTGATGTTTAAAAAAGGCTTCATCTGTCCATACTGTGGTAAATGTTTTGAGCGAGCTGGGCACCTGGAGAGGCACAAAAggattcacacaggtgagaagccaTTCTGCTGTGAGATTTGTGGAAGGCGCTTCAACCAGAAAAGCAGCCTGAAGGAGCACATGAAGATTCACAGAAGAG GTATTCTGCCCAGAACAACTGAGATCCAAGAGTGTGAaaagacagcagagcagaagctACATGCAGACCTTCAACCAGAAGAAGAGTGCCAGATAGCTAATGATAGCTTTGCAAAGAATATGGACATGCTAAAACCAGATGTGAGTGTAAAGAATGAGCCTGCTGAACAGCAAATAAACCAGCCACTGATGAATGGAGGAACCGAACAGACCTTGAGCATTGATAACATAGATGAAAATTTCACATTAGACAGAAACAATGAACAATGGATTTCCACATTACGAGGACAAAACAGCTCAGAGAGCAGCAGTGCAGAATACCTCAGGAGCTCGCCGCAGATGTCTTCTCATTTACTGCCTTCAGCAGTTGACACTTCTTGTAgtacattttccttttctggcaAATCATACAGGGAAATGAAACAGACAATGATCTCACAGACACCGTATGGCTCTTCAGAAACACTAGTGATGACAAATGAAGCAGGCTTGCAGGGAATGGTGGGCTCCACAGGAAATCACCATCAACAGAGCGGAAGCTGGTCTTTTCAGGTGTTTCAACAGAAGAAATCATTTGTCTGTACCTACTGCGGCAAAGTCTTTGAGCGCCATGGCCACCTTGAAAGGCACTTGCGAATTCACACTGGGGAGAAGCCCTATGGTTGCCATATCTGTGGCAGATGCTTTAATCAGAAGAGTAGTCTCAAAGGCCACATGAAGACACACAGAAATG GGGAGAACATGGAGGCGATTGAGGCCAATCATCTGATGCTTCCTGTATCTGAAGACAACCTGAACAGTCTTAAAACTGGAGTGGGAGTTTTAAAAGAACATGTGCCAGGCTCTACCCAAAGTGAGCAAACACTGAGGATTAAATTGGAGCCACATATGGAGGATTACCAAACACTGAGTCCGTTAGGGACCAATAATTGCCCAGCAAAATCAGAACATCATCAACTGTGGACAATTGGGCTAGATACACATGCTGACATCACTGAACAAAATATCTGTGCACTTTTACCTGATGACGTGCGTCCAAAAAGTCGTACTTGTGAAGCAGTTgaaaagcagcaggaatgtACCTCCCCCAGGAAGAGTCTGCCTTTTGTAGAGCACAAACCCAGTGAAGAACTGATAACCAGTGATCATCTAGTCATGGGAATGCAGTCGACATCTGACTTAACTCTAGCACCTGAAGTGCAAGATCATActatgaaacaggaagtagctgttCATGATTTTACCATAACAAATGACAAGGGAGATGTTTTTGAAGTAAATCTGATTCCATCAGGTGACCATGAGGATCGCAGTGAGCAGCACTTCTCTGGAAACAATTGCTTTATATGCTCATCCTGCGGGAAAAGCTTTGAGAGTTTCAGTTTATTCCAGATGCACCAGTGTAACAACCTCACATAA
- the LOC105418811 gene encoding zinc finger protein 473-like isoform X1 — protein sequence METAMENFESTQLSSIMEVLVKAAVAEISKLVDDKCAFLHLELSRKQSENEVLKRKLLMMENKNAELQRGFENCTDRVLKTNCLNPTGDFKFSEIEGATVSFTIKEESPNETLWISESVGLGGSALQSPNPTVAPESTYLKESHQLSHSEVSRPQTSEFGEIYSTSKHTADNSGLHFTVKAEKEEDQSGFRRDGCQHAAGKQTRLAAEFSMEERETQLWSSLIEGSDIEAGFPDFSSVVDEYSNTFPDHSDTPNTTKVLGVQQISSQRPNSGVYNNEFRKDIDQSSSFHPQGGHSHHDRQREQVYEQRNAHMRHFNHQKDQEDAADDRPVLMASHTTFTPGNFPAHKSLSGMARSYVCSQCGKTFSRLHQFKLHYQSHKRKRTFWCTVCGKNFQCSSHLSIHHRTHTGEKPYGCGQCGKRFTQQSSLRVHQRTHSGERPYCCTLCGKTFILMHHLKRHRIIHTHS from the exons ATGGAAACAGCGATGGAGAATTTCGAATCC ACACAGCTATCTTCAATAATGGAGGTTTTGgtcaaagcagcagtggcagagaTATCCAAATTAGTCGATGACAAATGTGCGTTTTTGCATCTTGAATTATCCCGCAAGCAAAGCGAAAATGAGGTGCTCAAACGCAAATTATTAATGATGGAGAACAAaaatgcagagctgcagcgtgGTTTTG aaAATTGCACGGACAGAGTCTTGAAGACCAATTGTTTAAATCCTACAGGAGATTTTAAG TTTTCTGAGATTGAAGGTGCCACAGTTTCATTCACAATAAAGGAAGAAAGTCCAAATGAGACTTTGTGGATCAGTGAATCAGTGGGATTAGGTG GGTCTGCTTTACAATCTCCCAACCCAACTGTTGCTCCAGAGAGCACATATCTCAAGGAAAGTCATCAGTTGAGCCATTCAGAAGTCTCCAGACCACAAACCTCTGAGTTTGGTGAAATATACAGCACCAGTAAGCACACAGCAGATAACAGTGGCCTTCATTTTACTGTCAAGGCGGAGAAGGAGGAAGACCAGTCTGGGTTCAGGCGTGATGGATGCCAGCATGCTGCAGGAAAACAGACCAGACTTGCTGCCGAATTCTCAATGGAGGAAAGGGAAACTCAGCTGTGGTCCTCCCTAATTGAAGGCAGTGATATAGAGGCTGGGTTTCCTGACTTTTCCAGTGTGGTAGATGAGTATTCTAACACGTTTCCTGATCATTCTGACACTCCCAACACTACCAAAGTTCTTGGCGTGCAGCAGATATCTTCTCAGAGGCCAAATAGCGGTGTCTATAACAACGAGTTTCGGAAGGACATTGACCAGTCGTCCAGTTTTCATCCCCAGGGTGGCCATTCACATcatgacagacagagagaacaaGTGTATGAGCAGAGAAATGCACATATGAGACACTTCAATCATCAGAAGGACCAAGAGGATGCAGCTGATGACAGACCTGTTTTAATGGCCTCACACACCACTTTCACTCCAGGGAATTTCCCTGCACACAAATCTCTGTCTGGAATGGCAAGGAGCTATGTCTGTTCTCAGTGTGGGAAGACATTTAGCCGTCTACACCAATTCAAGCTGCACTACCAAAGCCACAAGAGAAAGCGGACTTTTTGGTGCACAGTATGCGGCAAAAACTTCCAGTGTTCGTCCCACCTCAGCATACACCATcgaacacacacaggagagaagcCATATGGTTGTGGACAATGTGGGAAGAGGTTCACACAGCAAAGCAGTCTGAGGGTCCACCAGCGCACACACAGCGGGGAGCGTCCATACTGCTGCACACTGTGTGGGAAAACCTTCATCCTGATGCACCATTTAAAGCGGCACAgaatcattcacacacacagctga
- the LOC105418810 gene encoding zinc finger protein 658-like isoform X2, translated as MLSTVALRAQISSIIDALSKAAVTEIVKVFEDGMVVMRLEVCRRDSEIKKLKTNLEVLHNELRKVQGRVTLHADTGRAGNGTDAPDEQALPEVHTDEDQNSPSLPQVQVKCETLKGANNEATIQSDLPTLYQPSNTDWRMTQKSPLDPRMGAPSIGSDGFQHGKFGHSFLGLDQYRTLHNTVRRRTVKRLMFKKGFICPYCGKCFERAGHLERHKRIHTGEKPFCCEICGRRFNQKSSLKEHMKIHRRGILPRTTEIQECEKTAEQKLHADLQPEEECQIANDSFAKNMDMLKPDVSVKNEPAEQQINQPLMNGGTEQTLSIDNIDENFTLDRNNEQWISTLRGQNSSESSSAEYLRSSPQMSSHLLPSAVDTSCSTFSFSGKSYREMKQTMISQTPYGSSETLVMTNEAGLQGMVGSTGNHHQQSGSWSFQVFQQKKSFVCTYCGKVFERHGHLERHLRIHTGEKPYGCHICGRCFNQKSSLKGHMKTHRNGENMEAIEANHLMLPVSEDNLNSLKTGVGVLKEHVPGSTQSEQTLRIKLEPHMEDYQTLSPLGTNNCPAKSEHHQLWTIGLDTHADITEQNICALLPDDVRPKSRTCEAVEKQQECTSPRKSLPFVEHKPSEELITSDHLVMGMQSTSDLTLAPEVQDHTMKQEVAVHDFTITNDKGDVFEVNLIPSGDHEDRSEQHFSGNNCFICSSCGKSFESFSLFQMHQCNNLT; from the exons atgttAAGCACTGTTGCTTTACGGGCTCAGATTTCTTCCATAATCGATGCCTTATCCAAAGCCGCCGTGACAGAAATCGTCAAAGTTTTTGAAGATGGGATGGTCGTGATGCGGCTAGAAGTGTGTCGGCGTGACAGTGAGATTAAGAAACTCAAGACTAACCTCGAGGTTCTGCACAACGAACTGAGAAAAGTACAGGGAAGAGTGACTCTACATGCTGACACTGGCAGAGCTG GTAATGGGACTGATGCTCCTGATGAGCAGGCATTACCTGAAGTACACACAGATGAGGACCAAAACAGTCCATCCCTGCCTCAAGTGCAGGTCAAATGTGAAACTTTGAAAGGAGCAAATAATGAAGCCACTATCCAGTCTGATCTGCCAACCTTGTACCAACCGTCAAACACTGATTGGAGAATGACACAAA AATCCCCTCTGGACCCAAGAATGGGTGCTCCCTCCATTGGCTCGGATGGCTTTCAGCATGGAAAATTCGGCCATAGTTTTCTAGGCTTGGATCAGTATCGTACTTTACATAACACAGTACGGAGGAGGACAGTGAAGAGGCTGATGTTTAAAAAAGGCTTCATCTGTCCATACTGTGGTAAATGTTTTGAGCGAGCTGGGCACCTGGAGAGGCACAAAAggattcacacaggtgagaagccaTTCTGCTGTGAGATTTGTGGAAGGCGCTTCAACCAGAAAAGCAGCCTGAAGGAGCACATGAAGATTCACAGAAGAG GTATTCTGCCCAGAACAACTGAGATCCAAGAGTGTGAaaagacagcagagcagaagctACATGCAGACCTTCAACCAGAAGAAGAGTGCCAGATAGCTAATGATAGCTTTGCAAAGAATATGGACATGCTAAAACCAGATGTGAGTGTAAAGAATGAGCCTGCTGAACAGCAAATAAACCAGCCACTGATGAATGGAGGAACCGAACAGACCTTGAGCATTGATAACATAGATGAAAATTTCACATTAGACAGAAACAATGAACAATGGATTTCCACATTACGAGGACAAAACAGCTCAGAGAGCAGCAGTGCAGAATACCTCAGGAGCTCGCCGCAGATGTCTTCTCATTTACTGCCTTCAGCAGTTGACACTTCTTGTAgtacattttccttttctggcaAATCATACAGGGAAATGAAACAGACAATGATCTCACAGACACCGTATGGCTCTTCAGAAACACTAGTGATGACAAATGAAGCAGGCTTGCAGGGAATGGTGGGCTCCACAGGAAATCACCATCAACAGAGCGGAAGCTGGTCTTTTCAGGTGTTTCAACAGAAGAAATCATTTGTCTGTACCTACTGCGGCAAAGTCTTTGAGCGCCATGGCCACCTTGAAAGGCACTTGCGAATTCACACTGGGGAGAAGCCCTATGGTTGCCATATCTGTGGCAGATGCTTTAATCAGAAGAGTAGTCTCAAAGGCCACATGAAGACACACAGAAATG GGGAGAACATGGAGGCGATTGAGGCCAATCATCTGATGCTTCCTGTATCTGAAGACAACCTGAACAGTCTTAAAACTGGAGTGGGAGTTTTAAAAGAACATGTGCCAGGCTCTACCCAAAGTGAGCAAACACTGAGGATTAAATTGGAGCCACATATGGAGGATTACCAAACACTGAGTCCGTTAGGGACCAATAATTGCCCAGCAAAATCAGAACATCATCAACTGTGGACAATTGGGCTAGATACACATGCTGACATCACTGAACAAAATATCTGTGCACTTTTACCTGATGACGTGCGTCCAAAAAGTCGTACTTGTGAAGCAGTTgaaaagcagcaggaatgtACCTCCCCCAGGAAGAGTCTGCCTTTTGTAGAGCACAAACCCAGTGAAGAACTGATAACCAGTGATCATCTAGTCATGGGAATGCAGTCGACATCTGACTTAACTCTAGCACCTGAAGTGCAAGATCATActatgaaacaggaagtagctgttCATGATTTTACCATAACAAATGACAAGGGAGATGTTTTTGAAGTAAATCTGATTCCATCAGGTGACCATGAGGATCGCAGTGAGCAGCACTTCTCTGGAAACAATTGCTTTATATGCTCATCCTGCGGGAAAAGCTTTGAGAGTTTCAGTTTATTCCAGATGCACCAGTGTAACAACCTCACATAA
- the LOC105418811 gene encoding zinc finger protein 135-like isoform X2: METAMENFESTQLSSIMEVLVKAAVAEISKLVDDKCAFLHLELSRKQSENEVLKRKLLMMENKNAELQRGFENCTDRVLKTNCLNPTGDFKFSEIEGATVSFTIKEESPNETLWISESVGLGGSALQSPNPTVAPESTYLKAEKEEDQSGFRRDGCQHAAGKQTRLAAEFSMEERETQLWSSLIEGSDIEAGFPDFSSVVDEYSNTFPDHSDTPNTTKVLGVQQISSQRPNSGVYNNEFRKDIDQSSSFHPQGGHSHHDRQREQVYEQRNAHMRHFNHQKDQEDAADDRPVLMASHTTFTPGNFPAHKSLSGMARSYVCSQCGKTFSRLHQFKLHYQSHKRKRTFWCTVCGKNFQCSSHLSIHHRTHTGEKPYGCGQCGKRFTQQSSLRVHQRTHSGERPYCCTLCGKTFILMHHLKRHRIIHTHS; this comes from the exons ATGGAAACAGCGATGGAGAATTTCGAATCC ACACAGCTATCTTCAATAATGGAGGTTTTGgtcaaagcagcagtggcagagaTATCCAAATTAGTCGATGACAAATGTGCGTTTTTGCATCTTGAATTATCCCGCAAGCAAAGCGAAAATGAGGTGCTCAAACGCAAATTATTAATGATGGAGAACAAaaatgcagagctgcagcgtgGTTTTG aaAATTGCACGGACAGAGTCTTGAAGACCAATTGTTTAAATCCTACAGGAGATTTTAAG TTTTCTGAGATTGAAGGTGCCACAGTTTCATTCACAATAAAGGAAGAAAGTCCAAATGAGACTTTGTGGATCAGTGAATCAGTGGGATTAGGTG GGTCTGCTTTACAATCTCCCAACCCAACTGTTGCTCCAGAGAGCACATATCTCAAG GCGGAGAAGGAGGAAGACCAGTCTGGGTTCAGGCGTGATGGATGCCAGCATGCTGCAGGAAAACAGACCAGACTTGCTGCCGAATTCTCAATGGAGGAAAGGGAAACTCAGCTGTGGTCCTCCCTAATTGAAGGCAGTGATATAGAGGCTGGGTTTCCTGACTTTTCCAGTGTGGTAGATGAGTATTCTAACACGTTTCCTGATCATTCTGACACTCCCAACACTACCAAAGTTCTTGGCGTGCAGCAGATATCTTCTCAGAGGCCAAATAGCGGTGTCTATAACAACGAGTTTCGGAAGGACATTGACCAGTCGTCCAGTTTTCATCCCCAGGGTGGCCATTCACATcatgacagacagagagaacaaGTGTATGAGCAGAGAAATGCACATATGAGACACTTCAATCATCAGAAGGACCAAGAGGATGCAGCTGATGACAGACCTGTTTTAATGGCCTCACACACCACTTTCACTCCAGGGAATTTCCCTGCACACAAATCTCTGTCTGGAATGGCAAGGAGCTATGTCTGTTCTCAGTGTGGGAAGACATTTAGCCGTCTACACCAATTCAAGCTGCACTACCAAAGCCACAAGAGAAAGCGGACTTTTTGGTGCACAGTATGCGGCAAAAACTTCCAGTGTTCGTCCCACCTCAGCATACACCATcgaacacacacaggagagaagcCATATGGTTGTGGACAATGTGGGAAGAGGTTCACACAGCAAAGCAGTCTGAGGGTCCACCAGCGCACACACAGCGGGGAGCGTCCATACTGCTGCACACTGTGTGGGAAAACCTTCATCCTGATGCACCATTTAAAGCGGCACAgaatcattcacacacacagctga